The segment TTGTGAGTTATATGCTACCACCATGCCATGTCCAATGTGCCTTTCAGCTATATGTTGGGCACGCATCAGGAAAGTATATTATGGGACCAGCACCGATGAAGTTGCTTCCATAGGTTTTGATGATGGCATGATCTATGACATATTAAAAAAAGGTGCTTCCCCATCCGTATTGGAAAAGACCAATGTCGAATGTGAAAGCTGCCGTAAATTGCTGGATGAATGGGAGGAAAAACCGGATAAGATGATGTATTGATCACCTATCGGTTTTCGGCTCATGTTCAAGCGTTTCTTTTGCTTCTTCCGCCCTTCCAAGTTTTAAGAGTATCTCTGCTTTGTTCTCACGTGCAGCGTTGAAATCCGGTTCAATATGAAGTGCATTAGTAAAAGCCGTTAATGCATCCTCATCCCTTCCTACCTCTGCAAGACAGTTGCCAAGACAATACCATGCATCCGGGAATGCTTTTTTTATTTCAAGTGCGCTTCTGTATGCTTCGATAGCTTCTTCCTGCCTTCCCAGCTTATCAAGGGTGTTTGCTTTAGCATACCATACTCCTGCAGCATTTGTCTTTAATGTGGGGTCGGGATCGATGTTCAACAGGGAATAACGTGGGAATTCAAAATTCATTATGCCTGCATATTCGATAGCCTTGTCATATGCTTCAAGTGCATCTTCAAAACGTTCTATCTGATAGAGAGCATTCGCCTTGCAGTACCATGCATCAGGTAATTCCGGCTGCATCTCAATAGTTTTATCAAGTACTTCAAGTGCCTCTTCATATCGGCTTATGCTGAACAGGACAAATCCTCTGCTGAATATTATCTTTGGGTCTTCGGGAGTTTCAATTAGTGTCTCATCGATTATCTCAAGTGCATCTTCATATCGCTGAAGTTTGAAAAGGATAAAACATTTGTTGAACCGGGCATCTCTTGCTTTTTTTTCGATCCTCTTTGCTTCTTCTTCCATATCGCTTTCCAGCAGCACTTGATGTGTCTCTTCCAACATAGATGCAGCTTTATCATAATTCTCCAGTGCTTCTTCGTAGCGTCCCATTTCAAAAAGAACGTAACCTTTTCCAAATACGCTGTCTGCTGCTTTTTCCATCTGCTTTAGTTTTCGTTTGTCAGATGTTTGACTAAAGATATCCTTGAAAATTCCCATACATTAAATTAGAATATGGCTGTTGATATAGTTTTTGCAGAATGATGTCAGTTTTATGTCTTGTTAAAACTGGTTGCTGTGCTAGTCGTGATTTTGTGTTAACCTTGGTTGTGTTAACTGTGGTTATTGTGTTAACCTTAGTTGTTGTTTCAACTGTGTCTGCCGTGTCTAATCTTGTTTTTTAACCGTTTAAGGCAAATTCTTTTCTAAAATGTAACATACTTATAAAAAATAAAATGATTTTTTGTATGTTCTTTGTATTAATGTATAAATAGGTTCACTATCTAATAGATATTCACAAACCCTTGGTGTTGATCATATTACTGCCGGAAAAACGAATGTAAATAAGGCAAAAATGCCTTTTCTTGATTCAGAATCTATGGAAGAGGTCTTCTCATCCGTGGTCAACTCAAGTCCTGCAGTTGTCTTTATCTGGAGGGAAGATGACGGCTGGCCTGTGGATTTTGTTTCAGAGAACATTTCTCAGTTCGGTTACGATCCGGATGAGTTTACTTCCGGTAAGCTTCGATATGTTGATATTTTACATCCTGATGATGCAGGCATGGTCATGTCCGAAGCATCCCGGCATGTTAGCAAGGAAGATACAAGCTTTGATCTAAGGTATCGTATTCTAACCAGATCAGGGGATGTCAGGTGGGTAGATGAAAGGACCTCTGTCCATTATGAT is part of the Methanococcoides orientis genome and harbors:
- a CDS encoding nucleoside deaminase, translated to MSDNFMEIAVEEARKGMQNNEGGPFGAVIVKDGKVLSKAHNRVLGTNDPSAHAEIVAIRKASSILENFDLSGCELYATTMPCPMCLSAICWARIRKVYYGTSTDEVASIGFDDGMIYDILKKGASPSVLEKTNVECESCRKLLDEWEEKPDKMMY
- a CDS encoding tetratricopeptide repeat protein, with the translated sequence MGIFKDIFSQTSDKRKLKQMEKAADSVFGKGYVLFEMGRYEEALENYDKAASMLEETHQVLLESDMEEEAKRIEKKARDARFNKCFILFKLQRYEDALEIIDETLIETPEDPKIIFSRGFVLFSISRYEEALEVLDKTIEMQPELPDAWYCKANALYQIERFEDALEAYDKAIEYAGIMNFEFPRYSLLNIDPDPTLKTNAAGVWYAKANTLDKLGRQEEAIEAYRSALEIKKAFPDAWYCLGNCLAEVGRDEDALTAFTNALHIEPDFNAARENKAEILLKLGRAEEAKETLEHEPKTDR